A window of Paenibacillus sp. 19GGS1-52 contains these coding sequences:
- a CDS encoding alanine--tRNA ligase-related protein: MTNKLYYNSAYLREWKTEISSMIEREDGVYVILSESAFYPGGGGQPCDTGYIQGNQVLDVITEGNEVLHKLARLPDETTVDCQLDWNRRFDHMQQHSGQHLLSAVCRDLMQAMTVSFHLGIDYCTIDIELPELAPEQQSAIENEVNRQIYRNHSIVSYLVTGEELASLPLVKQPKVTENIRIVEIKEVEYNACGGTHVSSTGEIGIIKLLKTEKQKGNTRLYFKCGTRALEEFNESLRILSVLSTKFNTGKDEIIDRIEKWENEQKALQIELTSLKEKNEHYITLELLANPDGNIIAHVFEDKSLKDLQSLATSLVAASDFLVLLATAAENKLVLAHNGSTEFSCGALFKAHLGAFNGKGGGSDKIAQAAFPTWEETLAFYENIKDISITT; the protein is encoded by the coding sequence ATGACTAACAAGCTCTATTACAATTCCGCTTATCTACGTGAATGGAAGACAGAGATCAGTAGTATGATTGAAAGGGAAGATGGAGTTTATGTCATCCTGAGTGAGTCCGCTTTTTATCCGGGCGGGGGTGGACAACCGTGTGACACAGGATATATTCAGGGCAATCAGGTGCTCGACGTAATCACTGAAGGAAATGAGGTATTACATAAGCTAGCTCGTCTGCCCGACGAGACTACAGTAGATTGCCAGCTGGACTGGAATAGAAGATTTGATCACATGCAGCAGCATAGCGGCCAGCATCTGCTCTCGGCAGTATGCCGTGATCTTATGCAGGCCATGACTGTTAGCTTTCATTTAGGTATTGATTATTGCACGATCGATATTGAGCTGCCAGAGCTTGCTCCAGAGCAGCAGTCAGCCATTGAAAATGAAGTGAACCGACAGATTTACCGGAACCACAGCATCGTCAGTTATTTGGTTACTGGTGAAGAATTGGCTTCGCTACCACTTGTTAAACAACCAAAGGTGACGGAGAATATTCGGATCGTCGAAATCAAAGAGGTGGAATACAATGCTTGCGGAGGGACCCATGTGTCCTCAACAGGCGAAATTGGCATAATCAAGCTGCTGAAGACAGAAAAGCAAAAGGGGAATACCCGGTTATATTTTAAATGTGGAACACGCGCTCTGGAAGAATTTAATGAAAGCCTGAGGATTTTGAGTGTGCTGTCCACCAAATTCAACACGGGTAAAGATGAGATTATCGACCGGATTGAGAAGTGGGAGAATGAACAGAAAGCACTGCAAATCGAACTAACATCTCTTAAAGAAAAGAATGAACATTATATAACGCTTGAGCTGTTAGCCAACCCTGATGGAAATATCATTGCGCATGTATTCGAGGATAAGTCACTTAAAGATCTGCAAAGCTTGGCCACTTCGCTGGTTGCAGCAAGTGATTTCCTCGTGCTGTTAGCAACGGCTGCAGAGAATAAGCTGGTATTGGCACATAACGGCAGCACTGAGTTTTCCTGTGGAGCGCTCTTCAAAGCACATTTGGGTGCGTTTAATGGAAAAGGTGGAGGCAGTGATAAAATAGCTCAGGCCGCATTCCCGACTTGGGAGGAAACCTTGGCATTTTATGAAAATATAAAAGATATAAGTATCACAACCTAA
- the cysK gene encoding cysteine synthase A: MANIYQSLTELIGNTPLLEISKYSKTQNFEARVLAKLEYFNPAGSVKDRIGYGMLKDAEEKGLINKDSVIIEPTSGNTGIGLAFAAASLGYELIIVLPDTFSIERRKLMLALGAKLILTSGAEGMSGAVARAEELAAATPNSFIPQQFSNPANPGIHRTTTAEEIWRDTDGIVDIFIAGVGTGGTISGVGQVLKERNPSVHIVAIEPFDSPVLSGGQPGGHRIQGIGANFIPDNFNRDYVDEIFQVRNEDAYIVARALAKTEGLLVGISSGAAVYTAGQIAKRPENKGKTIVVILPDTGERYLSTPLFNFND; this comes from the coding sequence GTGGCGAATATTTATCAAAGTTTAACAGAGTTGATAGGCAATACACCCTTGTTGGAGATTTCAAAATATAGCAAAACTCAAAACTTCGAAGCTAGAGTGCTGGCAAAGCTGGAATATTTCAATCCGGCAGGCAGTGTAAAGGATCGAATCGGTTATGGGATGCTTAAGGATGCTGAAGAGAAGGGACTCATCAATAAAGATTCCGTGATTATCGAGCCGACAAGCGGGAATACCGGGATCGGGCTTGCTTTTGCTGCGGCCAGTCTTGGGTATGAACTGATTATTGTTCTGCCGGACACTTTCAGCATTGAACGCCGCAAATTAATGCTGGCCCTAGGTGCTAAGCTCATCTTAACCTCAGGGGCTGAAGGGATGAGCGGCGCTGTAGCGCGTGCGGAGGAATTGGCAGCCGCCACGCCGAATTCCTTCATACCGCAGCAATTCAGTAATCCGGCGAATCCGGGAATTCATCGCACTACCACAGCAGAAGAGATTTGGCGGGATACGGATGGCATCGTCGATATTTTTATCGCAGGCGTGGGTACGGGAGGAACAATTTCAGGCGTGGGACAGGTCTTGAAGGAAAGAAACCCTTCCGTACATATCGTCGCCATTGAGCCATTTGATTCCCCAGTGCTTTCTGGAGGCCAGCCAGGTGGACATCGGATTCAAGGGATTGGTGCTAATTTTATACCGGACAATTTCAATAGAGATTATGTAGATGAAATATTCCAGGTTCGCAATGAAGATGCTTATATTGTTGCTCGGGCGCTCGCTAAGACGGAAGGGTTGCTCGTTGGCATTTCTTCCGGAGCTGCAGTCTATACCGCTGGTCAAATCGCCAAACGTCCGGAGAACAAAGGGAAGACTATTGTAGTGATCCTTCCTGACACAGGCGAGCGTTATTTGTCCACACCCCTATTCAATTTTAACGATTAG
- a CDS encoding phosphodiester glycosidase family protein, which translates to MNSPSLPQRATVRKKKPNRKRKKRGFFRTLSRIFLFFIILLFAAAGWLYFSPSAQSFRYIIADTLITTQHRYLAKYIIGEAELKSRVTEYNTRFAHMGDEKDTHSIKVTPEEQAKPLVEIENISGSGYKGFVMTVNDPTKVRLGIPNKQGAGEKVSSMVERTGAIAGVNGGGFADPNWKGNGFKPIGVVISQGKLYYNGLSGDHSTQIVGIDKQGKMLAGNYTLEELSKLGIQEAVSFQPRIIVNGKGLIKNAAEGWGIAPRTAMGQRADGAILFVVIDGRQPGYSIGANLYDVQQIMLKHGAVIAANLDGGSSTVLVKDNTIINKPSSQYGERYLPTAFLVFEHPEQVDIPNIWEGLDPANIDAGKK; encoded by the coding sequence ATGAACTCTCCATCATTACCCCAGCGTGCCACTGTACGCAAGAAGAAACCAAATCGCAAGCGCAAGAAAAGGGGATTCTTTCGCACATTATCACGAATATTTTTGTTCTTCATAATCCTGCTATTTGCAGCAGCTGGCTGGTTGTATTTTTCACCTTCAGCTCAAAGTTTTCGTTATATCATTGCTGATACATTGATTACGACCCAGCATCGCTATTTGGCTAAATATATTATCGGTGAAGCGGAATTGAAGAGTAGAGTCACGGAGTATAATACTCGCTTTGCACATATGGGTGACGAAAAAGATACCCACTCCATAAAAGTTACTCCTGAGGAACAAGCGAAGCCGCTTGTTGAAATCGAGAATATCTCCGGCAGTGGGTATAAAGGGTTCGTGATGACCGTTAATGATCCGACGAAGGTTCGACTCGGGATCCCAAACAAACAGGGGGCCGGAGAAAAAGTATCCAGTATGGTCGAGCGGACAGGTGCCATTGCCGGGGTCAACGGCGGCGGGTTTGCTGATCCCAATTGGAAAGGTAACGGCTTTAAGCCCATTGGAGTCGTTATTTCCCAAGGAAAGCTATACTACAATGGACTGAGCGGAGATCACTCCACGCAGATTGTAGGCATTGACAAACAAGGGAAAATGCTTGCTGGCAACTACACTCTCGAAGAGCTTAGCAAGTTGGGAATACAAGAGGCCGTTTCTTTTCAGCCACGGATCATCGTTAACGGTAAAGGACTGATTAAAAATGCAGCCGAAGGCTGGGGAATTGCTCCAAGGACGGCTATGGGCCAACGTGCGGATGGAGCCATCCTATTTGTTGTTATTGATGGAAGACAACCTGGCTACAGCATTGGCGCAAACCTGTATGATGTGCAGCAAATAATGCTTAAACATGGAGCTGTGATTGCCGCAAATTTAGACGGGGGTTCTTCCACCGTGCTTGTTAAAGACAATACAATTATTAACAAACCTTCTTCACAATACGGTGAACGGTATCTGCCTACAGCATTTTTGGTATTTGAGCATCCTGAACAGGTCGATATCCCCAATATATGGGAAGGTCTCGATCCTGCAAACATTGACGCAGGGAAGAAGTAA
- a CDS encoding TPM domain-containing protein, whose product MNFKTLKITLITLMLVVLLLPSFSLASDAVPSPSDSFYLNDFANVIDQKTENYLVNYGVRLHKDSGAQIVLVTVDSTGGTPIEEYATSLFNSWGIGSAEKNNGLLLLLSIKDDDYWAVQGKGLETSLSNDKISGILSQSLEPDFAVKAYSTGARKAYGAFIQSLGGTWAEQVSAKNYVSDNAGVFKKVTKDYLNEASNRYMATTGNGIYVVTVKNTGKINLQDYTYKKFASIGAGPKDVMLVLDIGGDNYHVLQGKVIDTMLTNENISTILDANLEAPFVNKDYGTGATATANAFYNFFLSRADQPLGTSVNTRNSSQAIGASGSTKSDTETNMPAVIIGVAIIVGLVMIFVIAGITASRRNRYLGLYGIPLNPYSSRSIRRYGNWQGQADYGYGSRWYNRHHHRQSAPPAQNSFFGNSGGGGSTNGGGAGRHSSHDDNEGGGGSSSGGGAGRHSSGSSGSSGGSSYSGGSSGGGSSSKGGGGSASSGGGAGRH is encoded by the coding sequence ATGAATTTTAAAACTCTGAAAATCACTTTGATTACTCTAATGTTAGTAGTATTGCTTCTACCTTCATTCAGTTTAGCCAGCGACGCTGTTCCGAGTCCTTCGGACTCCTTCTATCTTAACGATTTCGCAAATGTAATAGACCAGAAGACAGAGAATTATCTGGTGAACTATGGTGTCCGATTGCACAAGGACTCCGGAGCACAGATTGTCTTGGTCACAGTCGATTCTACTGGAGGCACACCGATCGAGGAGTACGCTACTTCGCTGTTTAATAGCTGGGGAATTGGCTCTGCCGAGAAAAATAACGGTCTGCTGCTATTACTCTCCATAAAAGATGATGACTACTGGGCGGTTCAAGGCAAAGGGCTGGAGACATCCTTAAGCAACGATAAAATCTCGGGCATTCTATCCCAGTCACTCGAACCGGATTTCGCAGTTAAAGCCTATAGCACTGGAGCCCGTAAAGCCTACGGAGCATTTATTCAGAGCCTGGGCGGAACCTGGGCAGAACAGGTCAGTGCCAAGAACTATGTCTCTGATAACGCTGGCGTATTCAAAAAAGTTACCAAGGATTATCTGAATGAAGCAAGCAACCGCTATATGGCTACAACCGGAAATGGTATTTATGTAGTTACGGTGAAGAATACCGGGAAAATAAACCTGCAGGACTATACTTATAAGAAGTTTGCTTCAATCGGTGCTGGCCCGAAGGATGTAATGCTGGTGTTAGACATTGGTGGAGACAACTACCATGTACTGCAAGGTAAGGTTATCGATACAATGCTGACCAATGAGAATATCAGCACTATTCTAGATGCCAACCTCGAAGCACCTTTTGTGAACAAAGACTATGGAACGGGCGCAACCGCTACCGCCAATGCCTTTTATAATTTCTTTCTATCTCGGGCGGATCAACCACTAGGAACTTCGGTGAATACAAGGAATTCTTCTCAAGCGATTGGTGCATCGGGTTCAACAAAAAGTGACACTGAAACCAATATGCCTGCAGTTATCATTGGTGTAGCTATAATTGTTGGTTTAGTTATGATCTTTGTAATCGCAGGAATCACTGCTTCACGTCGCAACAGATACTTGGGATTGTACGGAATTCCGCTTAATCCATATAGTAGTCGCAGTATCCGGCGTTATGGGAATTGGCAGGGTCAAGCAGATTACGGCTACGGCAGCCGGTGGTATAATCGCCATCATCACAGGCAATCAGCGCCTCCAGCGCAGAATAGCTTCTTCGGGAATAGTGGAGGTGGCGGTTCCACAAATGGCGGTGGAGCAGGCCGACATTCCTCACATGATGATAACGAAGGCGGCGGTGGCTCAAGCAGCGGAGGTGGAGCAGGTCGACATTCCTCTGGCTCTTCTGGCTCCTCCGGCGGCAGCAGTTATTCCGGTGGCAGCAGCGGTGGAGGTTCTTCTTCCAAAGGCGGAGGCGGCAGCGCCAGCAGTGGTGGTGGCGCGGGAAGACATTAG
- a CDS encoding aldo/keto reductase, giving the protein MEHLQSTTTLANGVQMPWLGLGVYKVKEGQEVIDSVKAAIKAGYRSIDTAALYANEEGVGQAIQESGVARDELFITTKVWNSDQGYESTLAAFDKSINKLGLDYVDLYLVHWPVKGKYKDTWRALEKLYSAGKVRAIGISNFQIHHIEDLLADASVKPMVNQVELHPLLSQVELREYSIKQGIQIEAWAPLAQGHLLDNEVIKAIALKHNKSLAQVIIRWDLQNGIVTIPKSTNEQRIIQNADVFDFELSAQEIASIDALNQNHRFGSNPDTFNF; this is encoded by the coding sequence ATGGAACATTTACAATCAACAACTACATTAGCTAATGGAGTACAGATGCCTTGGTTAGGACTAGGCGTATATAAAGTGAAGGAAGGTCAAGAAGTTATCGATTCGGTCAAAGCAGCAATTAAAGCTGGTTATAGAAGTATCGATACAGCAGCTCTTTATGCGAATGAAGAGGGTGTAGGACAAGCTATACAGGAATCTGGCGTTGCGCGGGATGAGCTATTTATCACAACCAAAGTATGGAATTCCGACCAAGGTTATGAGTCTACACTTGCTGCATTTGATAAAAGTATAAACAAGCTGGGTCTGGACTATGTTGATCTGTATCTGGTCCATTGGCCGGTAAAAGGCAAATATAAAGATACTTGGAGAGCGCTTGAGAAATTATACAGCGCGGGCAAAGTTCGTGCTATAGGGATATCCAATTTCCAAATTCATCATATTGAAGACCTGCTGGCCGATGCGAGCGTTAAACCGATGGTTAACCAAGTGGAATTGCATCCGCTGCTCAGTCAAGTAGAACTGCGTGAATATTCAATCAAGCAAGGCATACAGATCGAAGCCTGGGCGCCACTCGCTCAAGGACATTTGCTTGATAATGAAGTGATCAAAGCAATTGCCCTAAAGCATAATAAATCATTGGCACAGGTCATTATTCGCTGGGATTTGCAAAATGGCATTGTAACCATTCCCAAATCAACTAATGAGCAACGCATCATTCAAAATGCGGATGTATTTGATTTTGAGTTGTCAGCTCAAGAGATTGCCAGCATTGACGCCTTGAATCAAAACCATCGGTTTGGTTCGAATCCGGATACTTTTAATTTCTAA
- a CDS encoding chromosome condensation regulator, translating to MERKEYEEEGLVKRWSKEPLTAGRRHTVGLKSDGTVTAVGDNKYGQCNVSSWHGIVAVAAGNVHMATNTGNAHTIGLKTDGTVVAVGWNKHDQCDVSGWCDIVAVSAGWRRTVGLKADGMVVAVGRNNEGQCNVSGWNDMVAVTAGDWHTVGLKADGTVAAVGNNRYGQCNVSSWRDIVMVAAGYLHTVGLKADGTVAAVGWNKRDQCNVSGWNDMVAVAAGSNHTIGLKADGTVVAVGWNEHGQCNVSDWRDMVAVAAGCAHTLGLKSDGTVVAVGDNEYGQCDVSSWRDIQLPAIRGGGILEKR from the coding sequence ATGGAAAGAAAAGAATACGAGGAGGAAGGACTTGTGAAAAGGTGGTCTAAAGAACCCCTAACGGCGGGTCGTCGTCATACCGTTGGTCTTAAATCTGACGGGACGGTGACGGCAGTGGGTGATAATAAATATGGCCAATGTAATGTAAGCAGCTGGCACGGTATTGTAGCGGTAGCGGCTGGTAATGTTCATATGGCGACGAACACGGGTAATGCTCATACCATCGGGCTTAAAACGGATGGCACGGTAGTCGCTGTGGGTTGGAATAAGCATGACCAATGTGACGTAAGTGGCTGGTGCGATATAGTGGCGGTCTCGGCGGGTTGGCGTCGTACCGTCGGGCTAAAAGCGGATGGCATGGTGGTAGCTGTGGGTCGAAACAATGAAGGCCAATGCAATGTAAGCGGCTGGAATGATATGGTGGCTGTAACAGCGGGTGACTGGCATACCGTAGGGCTTAAAGCGGACGGAACAGTGGCGGCTGTGGGTAATAATCGGTATGGCCAATGCAATGTGAGCAGTTGGCGCGATATAGTGATGGTAGCAGCGGGTTACCTGCATACCGTCGGGCTTAAAGCGGACGGCACGGTGGCGGCTGTAGGTTGGAATAAGCGTGACCAATGCAATGTAAGTGGCTGGAACGATATGGTGGCGGTAGCGGCGGGTAGTAATCATACCATCGGGCTTAAAGCGGACGGTACGGTGGTAGCTGTAGGTTGGAATGAGCATGGCCAATGCAATGTAAGTGACTGGCGCGATATGGTGGCAGTAGCGGCGGGTTGCGCTCACACTCTCGGCCTTAAATCGGACGGCACAGTGGTTGCTGTAGGTGATAATGAATATGGCCAATGCGATGTAAGCAGCTGGCGCGACATCCAACTGCCGGCAATTAGGGGCGGCGGGATTCTGGAGAAACGGTAG
- a CDS encoding LysR family transcriptional regulator, protein MTLQQLRYAIEIASSGSMNEAAKRLFVSQPSLSNAIKELENEFGITIFERTNRGISISVEGMEFLGYARQIIEQTDLMENRYTGKKRSPIYFSVSTQHYAFVTDAFVKLMKQRDLSEFNFGLRETQTYEIIEDVRTLRSDLGVLYLNESNYKLMNKLFSDGNLKFTPLFITNPHVYIRSGHPLAHRESLSIYDILPYAYVTFEQGENNSLHFSEEMLSFVQIEKNIKVNDRATLTNLLMGTDSYTIGTGILVSDLNGDDLKTIPFDSTEVFTVGWIALKDRRPSEIASAYVEILNDLVSRNSFDLNHFLL, encoded by the coding sequence TTGACATTGCAGCAGCTCCGCTACGCTATCGAAATTGCCAGTAGCGGCTCCATGAACGAGGCGGCAAAGAGGCTCTTTGTTTCTCAACCGAGTCTGTCCAATGCCATTAAAGAGCTTGAGAATGAATTTGGAATTACGATATTTGAGCGGACGAACAGAGGAATCAGCATTTCTGTTGAGGGAATGGAGTTTCTGGGTTATGCCCGCCAGATTATTGAGCAGACCGATTTGATGGAGAACCGTTATACTGGAAAAAAACGCAGTCCGATCTATTTTTCCGTGTCCACTCAGCACTATGCCTTTGTGACCGATGCTTTTGTTAAGCTGATGAAGCAACGTGATTTGTCCGAATTTAATTTCGGTCTTAGAGAAACGCAGACTTATGAGATCATTGAAGACGTGCGAACTCTGCGCAGCGATCTGGGAGTTCTGTATCTCAACGAGAGTAACTATAAGCTGATGAACAAGCTTTTTAGCGATGGCAATCTTAAATTCACACCATTGTTCATTACCAATCCGCATGTGTACATAAGAAGTGGGCATCCTCTAGCGCATCGAGAGAGCCTTTCCATTTATGATATTCTTCCTTATGCCTATGTCACCTTCGAACAGGGAGAGAACAACTCTTTACACTTTTCGGAAGAGATGCTTAGCTTTGTGCAAATTGAGAAGAACATCAAAGTCAATGACCGAGCGACCCTGACCAATTTATTGATGGGTACGGATAGTTACACGATAGGTACTGGTATTTTGGTATCCGACTTAAATGGGGATGACCTGAAGACGATTCCTTTTGACAGCACAGAAGTATTTACAGTTGGTTGGATCGCCCTTAAAGACCGGAGACCGAGTGAGATTGCCTCTGCCTATGTAGAGATTTTGAATGACCTGGTTTCTCGGAACAGTTTCGATTTAAATCATTTCTTACTATAA
- a CDS encoding YebC/PmpR family DNA-binding transcriptional regulator has protein sequence MGRKWNNIKEKKASQDAKTSSVYAKFGVEIYVTAKKGEPDPEANRALKVVLERAKTYNVPKAIIDRALEKARGNGEESFEELRYEGFGPSGAMLIVDALTNNVNRTASTVRSAFGKNGGNMGVNGSVSYMFEPTAVIGLVGKTSDEVIELLFEAEVDVRDVLEEDDTVIVYAEPDQFHAVQEVFKNAGINDFTVAELTMLAQNYITIPEDTQAQFAKLIDALEDLEDVQQVYHNVDSEE, from the coding sequence ATGGGTCGTAAGTGGAATAATATTAAAGAAAAGAAAGCATCTCAAGATGCCAAAACAAGTAGTGTATATGCCAAGTTTGGTGTTGAAATTTATGTAACGGCAAAGAAGGGCGAGCCTGATCCCGAGGCGAATCGTGCTTTGAAGGTTGTGCTGGAGCGTGCCAAAACCTACAATGTTCCTAAAGCGATCATTGATCGCGCACTGGAGAAGGCACGAGGCAATGGAGAAGAGAGCTTTGAAGAGCTTCGATATGAAGGTTTTGGGCCTAGCGGCGCAATGCTTATCGTAGATGCACTGACCAACAATGTCAACCGGACCGCCTCCACAGTTCGCTCTGCTTTTGGAAAGAATGGTGGAAATATGGGTGTGAATGGGTCGGTATCCTATATGTTTGAGCCTACAGCAGTTATTGGTCTAGTGGGTAAAACCTCAGATGAAGTCATTGAGTTGTTGTTTGAAGCTGAGGTAGATGTACGCGACGTTCTGGAAGAGGATGACACAGTCATCGTTTACGCTGAACCCGATCAGTTTCACGCTGTGCAGGAAGTATTCAAGAATGCAGGTATAAATGATTTTACCGTGGCTGAACTTACTATGCTTGCACAGAATTACATAACGATTCCAGAGGACACCCAAGCTCAATTTGCAAAATTAATAGATGCTCTAGAAGATTTAGAAGATGTGCAGCAGGTTTACCACAATGTGGATTCCGAAGAATAA
- a CDS encoding DUF6063 family protein, whose translation MSYSLEQLQQASRLFFDLLRRKVISLDDPAAAECLQDAGAYDALQYVAKEGGCRVMNSGQRLHLLVNPLGSVFATNFTQLKNKYSRIERKAHLHTINIIILVFLAEMDQDETHFKPGQDSMSYIQIADQVSSLFQVWIQMDEDGRFSKQWQLDIQAMNKVWTSLYMQTKSQEESDILSRGAGSRIGLIHEGMKILEEEHLVFISDNEKRIFPRDELYERMRYLYHDVDRYKELKALIGRTLAEKEGVIHATD comes from the coding sequence ATGAGTTATTCATTAGAACAACTACAGCAAGCCTCACGGCTATTTTTTGACCTGCTGCGCAGAAAAGTAATATCTCTGGATGACCCGGCAGCTGCCGAATGTCTGCAGGATGCAGGAGCTTATGATGCTCTTCAGTACGTCGCCAAAGAAGGCGGCTGCCGCGTGATGAATTCCGGCCAACGGCTTCATTTGCTGGTAAATCCACTGGGCTCGGTCTTTGCGACCAACTTCACACAGCTGAAGAATAAATATTCACGCATTGAGCGTAAAGCGCACTTACATACCATTAATATTATTATCTTGGTCTTTCTGGCCGAGATGGATCAGGATGAGACACATTTTAAGCCGGGACAAGACAGTATGTCTTACATTCAAATTGCCGATCAGGTATCTTCGCTGTTTCAAGTATGGATTCAGATGGACGAGGATGGACGCTTCAGCAAGCAGTGGCAACTGGATATTCAAGCGATGAATAAGGTATGGACAAGTCTATATATGCAGACCAAAAGCCAGGAAGAGAGTGATATTCTATCGAGAGGGGCTGGCTCACGTATCGGTCTTATTCATGAAGGCATGAAAATTCTGGAGGAGGAGCATCTGGTCTTCATCTCAGACAACGAGAAACGGATCTTCCCACGCGACGAGTTATACGAGCGAATGCGCTACCTCTATCATGATGTGGATCGTTATAAAGAGCTAAAAGCACTGATCGGACGGACGTTAGCAGAGAAAGAGGGTGTCATTCATGCCACGGATTGA
- a CDS encoding 5-methyltetrahydropteroyltriglutamate--homocysteine S-methyltransferase, which produces MISPVLGTRRSAPPFRYDIVGSFLRTDKIKAARMQYDHGEITARQLYDLETVEITNLLEIEKELGLQGVTDGEFRRSWWHLDFFLGIKGTQKINLNPVGGRTEVNQRAETFRIVDKISFDNHPMLRQFTDLLRLAGDRTPKMTIPSPALFHFVEDYNGNEVYPDQETLYQDIIAVYRAAIQALYAVGCRYLQLDDTTWGSLCSGRHRAHLRSRGIDPDQLAKDYVRLINESIAERPQDMTIALHVCRGNFRSTWFATGGYEPIAEELFSNAKVDAFFLEYDNERSGDFEPLRFIRDQFVVLGLVTTKHGGLESKELLTMRIEEAAQYVDIEKLCLSPQCGFASTEEGNMLTEEEQWDKIRLIIETANEIWI; this is translated from the coding sequence ATGATTAGTCCAGTCCTTGGAACCCGAAGAAGTGCTCCACCCTTTCGCTACGACATCGTCGGTAGTTTCCTCCGCACAGACAAAATTAAGGCAGCCCGTATGCAATATGATCACGGTGAAATTACAGCCCGACAATTATATGATCTGGAGACCGTTGAAATTACCAATCTTCTGGAGATCGAAAAAGAACTCGGCCTGCAGGGGGTAACCGATGGTGAATTCCGCCGTTCCTGGTGGCATCTCGACTTTTTTCTGGGTATTAAAGGTACGCAGAAGATTAACTTGAACCCTGTAGGCGGTCGGACGGAAGTCAATCAGCGTGCAGAAACCTTTCGTATTGTCGACAAAATTTCTTTTGACAATCATCCGATGCTTAGACAATTTACGGACCTGTTGAGGTTGGCTGGTGATCGAACGCCGAAAATGACAATTCCCTCCCCAGCCCTGTTTCACTTTGTGGAGGACTATAACGGTAATGAGGTATATCCAGATCAGGAGACTCTTTATCAGGATATTATTGCCGTTTACCGTGCAGCAATTCAAGCTTTGTATGCGGTAGGCTGCCGCTATCTTCAGCTAGATGATACAACCTGGGGAAGCTTGTGCAGTGGTAGGCATCGCGCCCATCTTCGCAGCAGAGGAATTGATCCGGATCAGCTTGCTAAGGATTATGTCCGTTTAATTAATGAGAGTATTGCCGAACGTCCTCAAGATATGACGATTGCGCTGCATGTTTGCCGGGGGAATTTTCGTTCAACCTGGTTTGCTACCGGTGGTTATGAACCCATTGCTGAGGAGTTGTTCTCCAATGCTAAAGTGGATGCTTTTTTCCTGGAATACGATAATGAGCGCTCTGGAGACTTTGAACCCTTACGGTTCATTAGGGATCAGTTCGTCGTACTAGGACTGGTAACCACCAAGCATGGCGGTCTCGAAAGTAAAGAATTGCTTACGATGCGTATTGAAGAAGCGGCACAGTATGTAGACATCGAGAAGCTATGTTTGAGCCCGCAATGCGGGTTTGCTTCTACGGAGGAAGGGAACATGCTGACCGAGGAAGAACAGTGGGATAAGATTCGCTTGATTATTGAAACCGCTAACGAGATATGGATTTAA